A DNA window from Pseudoalteromonas spongiae UST010723-006 contains the following coding sequences:
- a CDS encoding ATP-binding protein, translating into MIRTRGIYFLLICWCLLSPILASATVLSEEQLGSNVLTHAVQIDNSQPLSFPLSFQESLTWQHKAQAVKRPNIFGDEVWYALSIDNQLATGDYVFAPSNFMADDIEVRVFAKDDVQTTYSGANYPLNVPFHFANRVHLKQGEQYMVIMRITSNYFYTAPKVTVSHTSKFEQQATVNSTIMLLCFGIGLALGLYNLLIYFVSREKMHLYYALFTASWVFAWSHFFLIPQQLFNVNTASVHWLGFILLPLTNALFFIPFLRLDERFPQLAKVALWIGYGALAGIPISLFMPGFGFIWATLVTGTMMVIGMASGLLSWQHGFKPARYFILAYIAMLLPNMVGNLNNLGLLGDVNANFYLYGLIGTTLDALLLAFAVADKLRLINQQNIDLSQNLELKVRERTIALEVLTDELKDANQAKSRFLANMSHEIRTPMTSILGYVDTLNSDNTLTPNEQRHALKVIQKNSRHLLSLINDILDVSKIEANKLTIEQVPTNIFQLLSEVGSILGRQVRDKGLEFNIDYHFPLPNTIMSDPVRLRQILLNLASNSVKFTKKGSVSIKVEMEEDDLKITIVDTGIGMDEQAVKKLFTPFHQGDISTTRQYGGTGLGLHISKNLIERLGGLINVSSKPGKGSKFSFTLPCYTTTETKWLDSYQVTQEANTKKKQSGEVKKLEGSILLAEDHPDNRLFISRMLENLGFQVTCVENGALAVDATFTDEFDIILLDIQMPVMDGIEAHELMRSTGVSCPILALTANAMTDEIKHYLSVGFDDHIAKPIDQTEFYEKLSKYTGIPIEVAAIPEQDLKIMRLQFINNLMEQKALAEHLFCLGDNKELAKLCHAIYGAAGMFGFDELGQMAKGLEGALKSQSQKDISSSYQSFMRSIKQVS; encoded by the coding sequence ATGATCAGAACACGTGGGATATACTTTTTACTGATTTGTTGGTGTTTGCTGAGTCCAATTTTGGCCTCAGCAACTGTTCTGTCTGAAGAACAACTCGGTAGTAATGTATTAACCCACGCGGTACAAATTGATAACTCACAGCCTCTAAGCTTTCCGCTGAGCTTTCAGGAATCCCTAACTTGGCAACACAAAGCACAAGCCGTAAAACGACCTAATATATTTGGCGATGAAGTGTGGTATGCGCTTTCAATTGATAATCAACTCGCGACTGGTGATTATGTATTTGCGCCGTCAAATTTTATGGCAGATGACATTGAGGTACGGGTTTTTGCCAAAGATGACGTACAAACCACGTATTCGGGCGCTAATTACCCATTAAATGTGCCATTTCATTTCGCCAATCGTGTTCACTTAAAACAAGGTGAGCAATATATGGTGATTATGCGCATCACCAGTAACTATTTTTACACTGCGCCAAAAGTAACGGTTAGTCACACCTCCAAGTTTGAACAGCAAGCAACCGTAAATTCTACCATAATGCTGCTTTGTTTCGGCATTGGCTTAGCGCTTGGGTTATATAATTTACTGATTTACTTTGTGTCGCGAGAAAAAATGCATTTGTACTATGCATTGTTTACCGCGTCGTGGGTATTCGCGTGGAGTCATTTCTTTTTAATTCCACAGCAGTTATTTAATGTTAATACGGCGTCTGTTCATTGGTTGGGCTTTATTTTGCTGCCGCTTACCAATGCACTGTTTTTTATTCCGTTTTTACGACTGGATGAACGCTTTCCCCAATTGGCAAAAGTCGCTTTATGGATCGGTTATGGCGCGCTCGCCGGCATTCCCATAAGTTTGTTTATGCCAGGGTTCGGCTTTATCTGGGCCACGCTCGTTACTGGAACCATGATGGTGATTGGCATGGCGTCTGGGTTACTTAGTTGGCAACATGGTTTTAAACCAGCCCGTTATTTTATTTTGGCTTACATTGCAATGCTGCTGCCGAATATGGTGGGCAATTTAAATAACTTAGGGTTATTGGGCGATGTTAACGCAAACTTTTACTTGTACGGTTTAATTGGCACCACGTTAGATGCCTTGTTATTGGCGTTTGCGGTGGCTGATAAATTGCGTTTAATTAATCAGCAAAATATCGATTTAAGTCAAAACCTAGAACTAAAAGTACGTGAACGTACCATCGCTCTGGAAGTATTGACTGATGAGCTTAAAGACGCAAATCAGGCAAAATCACGCTTCTTAGCCAATATGAGTCATGAAATTCGTACGCCTATGACCTCTATTTTAGGCTATGTGGATACCTTAAACAGTGATAACACGTTAACGCCAAACGAGCAGCGTCATGCGCTTAAAGTCATCCAAAAGAACAGCCGACACTTACTAAGCTTAATTAATGACATCCTAGATGTATCTAAGATTGAAGCAAACAAACTCACCATTGAGCAAGTACCAACAAATATCTTCCAGCTACTTTCCGAGGTAGGTTCTATTTTGGGGCGCCAAGTGCGCGATAAAGGCCTTGAATTTAATATTGATTACCATTTTCCGCTGCCTAATACCATCATGTCAGATCCCGTTAGGTTGCGCCAAATTTTACTTAACTTAGCCAGTAACTCAGTTAAATTTACCAAAAAAGGCAGTGTCAGTATTAAGGTTGAAATGGAAGAAGACGACCTGAAAATTACCATTGTTGATACGGGCATTGGCATGGATGAGCAGGCCGTTAAAAAGTTATTTACGCCATTTCATCAGGGCGATATATCGACCACACGGCAATATGGTGGCACTGGTTTAGGTTTACATATTTCCAAAAACTTAATTGAGCGCTTGGGTGGTTTAATTAATGTTTCGAGCAAACCAGGCAAAGGATCAAAATTTAGTTTTACACTGCCATGTTATACAACCACAGAAACCAAATGGCTTGATTCATACCAAGTCACTCAAGAAGCGAATACCAAGAAAAAACAATCTGGCGAGGTTAAAAAGCTCGAAGGCAGTATTTTGCTGGCAGAAGATCACCCTGATAATCGCCTATTTATATCCCGAATGCTTGAGAATTTAGGATTTCAGGTTACGTGTGTTGAAAATGGCGCACTGGCAGTTGATGCCACCTTTACTGATGAGTTTGATATTATTTTGTTAGATATTCAAATGCCAGTGATGGATGGTATTGAAGCCCATGAATTAATGCGCTCAACCGGTGTATCGTGCCCGATTTTGGCCCTTACTGCTAATGCTATGACAGATGAAATTAAACACTATTTATCAGTAGGATTTGATGATCATATTGCCAAACCCATTGATCAAACCGAGTTTTATGAAAAGCTTAGCAAGTATACCGGTATACCAATTGAAGTCGCGGCCATTCCAGAGCAAGACTTAAAAATTATGCGTTTGCAATTTATTAATAACTTAATGGAACAAAAAGCCCTCGCTGAGCACCTATTTTGTTTAGGTGATAATAAAGAGTTGGCAAAACTGTGCCATGCAATTTATGGCGCGGCAGGTATGTTTGGCTTTGATGAGTTGGGTCAAATGGCTAAAGGTTTAGAAGGCGCCTTGAAATCACAATCACAAAAAGATATTAGCTCATCGTATCAATCATTTATGCGCTCGATTAAACAGGTGAGTTAA
- the metG gene encoding methionine--tRNA ligase: protein MSQRKILITSALPYANGPTHLGHLLEYIQTDIWSRFQKLRGHETYYVCADDAHGTPIMLNAQKQGITPEEMVANVSVERQRDFADFHIKFDNYHSTHSEENKQFSELIYNRLNDGGYIKKRTISQLFDEEKGIFLPDRFVTGTCPRCKAEDQNGDSCDACGATYSPTELEAPKSVMSGSTPVLKDSEHYFFDLPAFEDMLKSWLTSGAIQGEMANKLNEWFEDGLQQWDISRDAPYFGFEIPGAPGKYFYVWLDAPIGYMASFKNLCDKSGLDFDAFWSTDSDAELYHFIGKDIVYFHSLFWPAMLEGAGFRKPNNVFAHGFVTVNGAKMSKSKGTFIKARTYLDHINNPEYLRYYFAAKLNSGITDLDLNLEDFAQRVNSDLVGKVVNIASRCAGFITKKFDGKLSTDIAEPELLAEFVNAQESIAASFENREYSRAIREIMALADKANQYIDAKAPWVLIKNEETQNEAHLVCSMGINLFKLLMTYLKPVLPAMAEQVETFLNTELTWQSINTALTGHEISKFKALMQRVEMDKVNAMLEESKESLAPTKPAVDPNSPLAKEPIADEIEFNDFAKVDLRVAKIAKAEHVEGADKLLKLTLDLGGETRQVFAGIKSAYQPEDIEGKLTVMVANLKPRKMRFGMSEGMVLAAGPGGKEIYILNPDDGSEPGMRVM, encoded by the coding sequence ATGTCGCAAAGAAAAATCTTAATTACAAGTGCATTGCCTTATGCAAATGGCCCGACTCACCTAGGCCATTTACTTGAGTATATTCAAACGGATATCTGGTCGCGCTTCCAGAAATTACGTGGTCACGAAACGTATTATGTATGTGCCGATGATGCGCACGGTACGCCGATCATGCTAAACGCGCAAAAACAAGGTATTACACCAGAAGAAATGGTGGCGAATGTAAGTGTTGAGCGCCAGCGCGACTTTGCTGACTTTCATATTAAATTTGATAATTACCACAGCACTCACTCAGAGGAAAATAAACAGTTTTCTGAGTTAATTTATAACCGTCTAAATGATGGCGGCTATATTAAAAAACGTACTATTTCTCAGCTATTTGACGAAGAAAAAGGCATTTTCTTACCCGATCGTTTTGTAACAGGCACGTGCCCTCGCTGTAAAGCAGAAGACCAAAATGGCGATAGCTGTGATGCATGTGGCGCAACTTACAGCCCAACTGAATTGGAAGCACCAAAGTCTGTGATGTCTGGTTCAACACCAGTATTAAAGGATTCTGAGCATTACTTCTTCGATTTACCAGCATTTGAAGACATGTTGAAATCGTGGTTAACCTCAGGCGCAATTCAAGGCGAAATGGCAAACAAACTAAACGAGTGGTTTGAAGATGGCCTACAGCAGTGGGATATCAGCCGTGATGCACCGTATTTTGGTTTCGAAATTCCTGGTGCACCCGGTAAATACTTCTACGTATGGTTAGATGCACCAATTGGTTACATGGCAAGCTTTAAAAACTTATGTGATAAATCTGGCCTAGATTTCGACGCATTTTGGTCAACCGATTCAGATGCAGAGCTATATCACTTTATTGGTAAAGACATTGTCTATTTCCACAGCCTGTTTTGGCCAGCAATGTTAGAAGGTGCAGGTTTTAGAAAGCCAAACAATGTATTTGCTCACGGCTTTGTAACGGTAAATGGCGCTAAAATGTCTAAATCAAAAGGCACCTTTATTAAAGCGCGCACATACCTAGATCACATTAACAACCCTGAATACTTACGTTACTACTTCGCGGCGAAGCTAAACTCAGGTATTACTGATTTAGACTTAAACCTAGAAGATTTTGCTCAGCGCGTTAACTCTGACTTGGTCGGCAAAGTAGTGAATATTGCGAGCCGTTGCGCTGGCTTTATCACCAAGAAATTTGATGGCAAGTTAAGCACTGATATTGCAGAGCCTGAATTACTTGCTGAGTTTGTAAACGCACAAGAAAGCATTGCAGCTTCGTTTGAAAATCGTGAGTACAGCCGTGCCATTCGTGAGATTATGGCGTTAGCGGATAAAGCAAACCAATATATTGATGCTAAAGCACCGTGGGTGTTAATTAAGAACGAAGAGACCCAAAACGAAGCGCACCTTGTGTGTTCAATGGGTATAAACTTATTCAAGTTATTAATGACTTACTTAAAGCCTGTGCTTCCAGCAATGGCCGAGCAAGTAGAAACGTTCTTGAACACCGAACTGACATGGCAGAGCATTAATACAGCACTAACTGGTCATGAAATTAGTAAGTTTAAAGCGCTTATGCAACGTGTAGAAATGGATAAAGTCAACGCTATGCTTGAAGAATCAAAAGAAAGCCTTGCACCAACAAAACCGGCAGTTGACCCAAATAGCCCACTGGCAAAAGAGCCAATTGCTGACGAAATTGAGTTTAACGACTTTGCAAAGGTTGACCTACGCGTTGCCAAAATTGCAAAAGCAGAGCACGTTGAAGGCGCAGACAAACTATTAAAGCTTACACTTGATTTAGGCGGCGAAACACGCCAAGTATTTGCAGGCATTAAGTCAGCGTATCAACCAGAAGATATTGAGGGTAAGCTTACAGTTATGGTTGCAAACCTTAAACCACGTAAGATGCGCTTTGGTATGTCTGAAGGTATGGTGCTTGCTGCAGGTCCTGGCGGTAAAGAGATTTACATCTTAAACCCAGATGACGGTTCAGAGCCGGGTATGCGTGTAATGTAA
- the apbC gene encoding iron-sulfur cluster carrier protein ApbC: MFNIKNLFRGSKAAEKALKKPQNSDLFEQINSLLGDYRSDVFPVGLQQACSLVSVDDVDGVNVALTLHFAATTEQPAIAAFLSEQLQKPVHVSVQVQLLEPFRHSTIKHIILVASGKGGVGKSTSAVNLAHALKQNGAAVGVLDADIYGPSIPLLLGLEDQKPQAKDDKTLLPMSKNGLAAQSIGFLLGKEDATVWRGPMASTALMQLLNETAWPELDYLIVDMPPGTGDIQLTMSQKIPASGAVIVTTPQDLALADANKGIDMFNKVKVPILGLLENMSYFHCQHCNGINHVFGEDGGKALAQRIDVLLLGQVPLAHAIRESGEAGEFISHNADKALVAIYNRAAKLIASHLFYQGSGSNPVEIIITDD; the protein is encoded by the coding sequence ATGTTTAATATTAAAAATCTTTTCCGAGGGTCCAAAGCAGCCGAAAAAGCGCTGAAAAAACCACAAAATTCCGACTTATTTGAGCAAATAAACAGTTTGCTCGGCGATTATCGCTCGGACGTCTTTCCTGTGGGGTTACAACAAGCGTGTAGTTTAGTCTCGGTGGATGATGTTGACGGTGTTAACGTTGCTCTAACGCTTCATTTTGCTGCCACGACAGAGCAGCCTGCAATCGCCGCGTTTCTTTCAGAACAACTGCAAAAACCGGTGCACGTGAGTGTGCAGGTGCAATTGCTCGAGCCTTTTCGCCATAGCACGATTAAACATATTATCTTAGTTGCCAGTGGCAAAGGTGGTGTCGGTAAATCAACCAGTGCCGTTAATTTGGCTCATGCGTTGAAGCAAAATGGTGCAGCCGTCGGGGTGCTAGATGCCGATATTTATGGCCCATCTATTCCATTATTACTGGGGCTTGAAGACCAAAAACCGCAAGCGAAAGACGATAAGACTTTGCTACCTATGAGTAAAAATGGGCTTGCAGCACAATCAATAGGCTTTTTGCTAGGCAAAGAGGATGCGACGGTGTGGCGGGGTCCTATGGCATCCACAGCGCTGATGCAGTTACTAAACGAAACCGCGTGGCCTGAACTTGATTATTTAATTGTGGATATGCCACCGGGTACGGGAGATATTCAGCTCACCATGTCGCAAAAAATTCCCGCAAGTGGCGCTGTGATTGTTACGACACCACAAGATTTAGCGCTTGCTGATGCCAATAAAGGCATCGACATGTTTAATAAAGTTAAAGTGCCGATTTTAGGTTTGCTTGAAAATATGAGTTACTTTCACTGTCAACATTGTAATGGTATCAACCACGTATTTGGTGAAGACGGTGGTAAAGCACTTGCCCAGCGTATTGATGTACTATTACTTGGCCAAGTGCCGCTGGCCCATGCCATTCGCGAAAGTGGCGAAGCAGGTGAGTTTATTTCACATAATGCTGACAAGGCGCTCGTTGCCATTTATAATCGAGCGGCAAAACTTATTGCTAGTCATTTGTTTTATCAAGGAAGTGGCAGCAATCCCGTCGAAATTATTATAACGGACGATTAA
- the dcd gene encoding dCTP deaminase: MRLCDTHIKEYLNAGKISIDPAPKDDMISGVTVDLRLGNKFRVFQDHKAPYVDLSGPKELVSAAMESIMSDEIVLEEGEAFFLHPGELALAITYESVTLPDDIVGWLDGRSSLARLGLMVHVTAHRIDPGWSGNIVLEFYNSGKLPLALRPYMKIGALSFETMSGPAENPYNRRKDAKYKGQSGAVASRISDDSQS, encoded by the coding sequence ATGCGATTATGCGATACCCATATAAAAGAGTATCTAAACGCGGGTAAAATTAGCATTGATCCTGCACCAAAAGATGACATGATTTCCGGTGTGACGGTCGATTTACGATTAGGCAACAAATTTCGTGTATTTCAGGATCATAAAGCACCCTATGTTGATTTAAGTGGTCCAAAAGAGTTGGTGTCTGCGGCAATGGAATCGATTATGAGCGATGAAATTGTGCTAGAAGAGGGAGAAGCATTCTTTCTACACCCGGGTGAACTTGCCCTCGCTATTACATATGAAAGTGTCACTTTGCCAGACGATATCGTAGGTTGGTTAGATGGCCGTTCGTCGCTTGCGCGTTTAGGCTTAATGGTTCACGTAACCGCTCACCGAATTGATCCAGGTTGGTCGGGTAATATCGTTCTTGAGTTTTATAACTCAGGCAAATTGCCATTAGCCCTTCGCCCGTATATGAAAATCGGGGCGCTGAGTTTTGAAACCATGTCTGGTCCGGCAGAGAACCCTTATAACCGCCGTAAAGACGCAAAATATAAAGGTCAATCTGGCGCTGTGGCTAGTCGTATTAGTGACGACAGCCAGTCTTAA
- a CDS encoding tRNA-uridine aminocarboxypropyltransferase, with product MARPTCNTCHFVKTDCICAHVKTLSNCINIIVLQHKGEEKNAKNTVRLAELIYSNITVLVGEKPEDFDALNELPQNSSALLYPTENAVPLEDNNTASHLTHFIVLDGTWKKANKLFFSLDILSQFKQVSFSQLPENRYHIRKANRMDSLSSLEAIAYALNLTEKLPMEPAYAALEAMMENQFKHMPAEVRARYKQND from the coding sequence ATGGCCCGCCCCACTTGTAATACATGTCACTTTGTTAAAACTGATTGCATATGTGCACACGTTAAAACCCTTTCTAATTGCATCAACATCATTGTATTGCAACACAAAGGCGAAGAGAAAAACGCAAAGAATACAGTGCGATTGGCCGAGTTGATTTATTCAAATATAACGGTTTTAGTAGGTGAAAAACCTGAAGACTTTGACGCACTCAACGAACTGCCACAAAATTCCAGTGCCCTTTTGTACCCAACAGAAAATGCTGTGCCACTAGAAGACAACAATACCGCGTCACACCTTACCCATTTTATCGTGCTTGATGGTACCTGGAAAAAAGCGAATAAACTGTTTTTTAGTCTGGATATTTTGAGTCAGTTTAAACAGGTGAGTTTTAGCCAGCTACCTGAAAATCGGTATCATATTCGTAAAGCCAACCGTATGGATAGCTTATCGAGCTTAGAGGCGATTGCTTACGCGCTAAACTTAACGGAAAAACTACCGATGGAACCCGCCTACGCGGCATTAGAGGCAATGATGGAGAATCAATTTAAGCACATGCCCGCAGAAGTGCGAGCACGCTACAAACAAAACGATTAA
- a CDS encoding Hpt domain-containing protein, which produces MSEIDVNINSDALFAMQDLLQDQFLPTLEFCLTEFDRLYQDLENDFDSNLTEATRHAHSLKSNAAQFGADSLAQIARQLEHALNESNMALASELKTTLPAHISATKDAINRLV; this is translated from the coding sequence ATGAGTGAAATAGACGTAAACATTAATTCAGATGCACTGTTTGCTATGCAAGATCTGCTGCAAGATCAATTCTTACCTACCTTAGAATTCTGCCTGACAGAATTTGACCGCCTTTATCAAGATCTTGAAAACGATTTTGATAGTAATTTAACCGAGGCAACGCGACATGCCCATAGTTTAAAATCAAATGCGGCGCAATTTGGTGCAGACTCGCTTGCGCAAATCGCGAGACAACTCGAACACGCGCTTAACGAGTCAAATATGGCCCTAGCCAGCGAATTAAAAACGACTTTGCCCGCGCATATTTCTGCTACTAAAGACGCAATAAATAGACTGGTTTAA
- a CDS encoding pyridoxal phosphate-dependent aminotransferase, translating into MAVFKKSDKLQGVCYDIRGPVLKMAREMEDQGEQVLKLNIGNPAAFGFDMPEDMLKDIIRNMSAAQGYCDSKGLYSARVSIYQYYQNKQFSNLSIDNIFIGNGVSELIQMATQALLNSQDEVLIPAPDYPLWTASVKLAGGNPVHYLCDEEQDWFPDINDIKSKITSNTKAIVLINPNNPTGAVYDKALLNDLLGLAREHNLLVFSDEIYEKIIYDNTPYTSIASLCDDVPIITFNGLAKTYRAAGLRMGWMVLSGKVSLLDEYMQGLEMLASMRLCANVPAQYAIQQALGGVQSIDDLILPGGRLYQQRNMTYEGLNAIDGVSCVKPKGALYAFAKFDRKRFNVDDDEKLILDLLKQERTLLVHGRAFNWPDPDHFRLVFLPHPDQLTPAIEGIQRFFANYQQR; encoded by the coding sequence TTGGCAGTGTTTAAAAAAAGCGATAAGTTACAAGGGGTTTGTTACGACATTCGTGGGCCAGTTTTAAAAATGGCACGCGAAATGGAAGATCAAGGGGAACAGGTATTAAAGTTAAATATTGGTAACCCCGCCGCCTTTGGCTTTGACATGCCAGAAGATATGTTAAAAGACATTATTCGAAATATGAGCGCTGCACAGGGTTATTGTGACTCAAAAGGCTTATATTCGGCCCGCGTTTCTATTTATCAATACTACCAAAATAAACAGTTTTCTAACTTATCAATCGATAATATTTTCATTGGTAATGGCGTTAGTGAGCTTATTCAAATGGCGACTCAAGCTTTGCTTAACAGCCAAGATGAAGTGCTGATCCCGGCGCCTGATTATCCACTTTGGACCGCATCGGTTAAGTTGGCTGGTGGTAACCCAGTGCACTATTTGTGTGATGAAGAGCAAGATTGGTTTCCAGATATCAATGATATTAAAAGTAAAATTACGTCAAATACCAAAGCAATAGTGCTGATTAACCCAAATAACCCAACGGGCGCTGTTTACGACAAAGCATTGCTTAATGATCTGTTAGGTTTAGCAAGAGAGCACAATTTACTGGTATTTAGTGATGAGATTTACGAAAAAATCATCTACGACAACACGCCATACACCTCGATTGCAAGCCTGTGTGACGATGTACCAATTATTACCTTTAATGGGTTAGCAAAAACCTATCGCGCAGCGGGCCTTCGCATGGGTTGGATGGTACTAAGCGGTAAAGTGTCATTGTTAGATGAGTATATGCAAGGGCTCGAAATGCTTGCATCAATGCGTTTGTGTGCAAACGTACCTGCACAATATGCTATTCAACAAGCATTAGGTGGTGTGCAATCAATCGACGATCTGATTTTGCCAGGCGGCAGATTGTATCAGCAGCGTAATATGACATATGAAGGCTTGAACGCCATCGATGGTGTTTCGTGTGTAAAACCAAAGGGCGCCCTGTATGCGTTTGCTAAGTTTGATCGTAAGCGTTTTAATGTCGATGATGACGAAAAGCTGATTTTAGACTTACTTAAGCAAGAGCGCACTTTATTAGTGCATGGACGTGCGTTTAATTGGCCGGATCCAGATCACTTCAGGCTTGTGTTTTTGCCACACCCAGACCAATTAACTCCTGCGATAGAGGGAATACAGCGCTTCTTTGCTAATTACCAGCAGCGCTAA
- a CDS encoding M15 family metallopeptidase — MFNLDEQAALGLTQAHLCDYHGRLVEQSIVRDLKQMQVAASKCNITLSLASSFRDFERQSLIWNNKFNQIRPVFDINDQPVDLTHLNEQDKCQAIMVFSAIPGASRHHFGTDLDVFDANKVDDDYQLALSQQEYASGGPFFELAKWLEQHAETYGFFLPYRQFNGGVAKEPWHISHISRAQYYSNIHSKELLEKLLINSNVAGWPSLVDQLDTIYPQYVSNISAAGN, encoded by the coding sequence ATGTTTAACCTAGATGAACAGGCTGCGCTTGGTCTTACACAAGCGCATTTATGCGATTATCACGGTCGCTTAGTTGAGCAATCGATTGTACGCGACCTTAAGCAAATGCAAGTTGCAGCAAGCAAGTGCAATATTACTCTTTCTCTTGCATCTAGCTTTCGTGATTTTGAAAGGCAGAGCCTTATTTGGAACAATAAGTTTAACCAAATCAGGCCTGTGTTTGATATCAACGACCAGCCGGTCGATTTAACTCACTTAAACGAACAAGACAAATGCCAAGCAATCATGGTGTTTAGTGCGATTCCTGGGGCAAGTCGACATCACTTTGGCACCGATCTAGACGTGTTTGACGCAAATAAGGTAGATGATGATTATCAATTGGCGCTTAGCCAACAAGAGTATGCGTCGGGTGGACCGTTTTTTGAACTTGCAAAGTGGCTTGAACAACACGCTGAAACGTATGGATTTTTCTTACCTTATAGGCAATTTAATGGGGGCGTTGCAAAGGAGCCGTGGCATATTAGTCATATCAGCCGCGCGCAATACTACAGCAATATTCACTCTAAAGAATTGCTTGAAAAGCTACTGATAAACTCAAATGTGGCAGGTTGGCCAAGTTTAGTTGACCAACTCGATACAATTTATCCTCAGTATGTCAGCAATATTAGCGCTGCTGGTAATTAG
- the dapE gene encoding succinyl-diaminopimelate desuccinylase — protein sequence MSDYNVVSLTQALIQKPSVTPDDAGCQDLMAELLTPLGFNIESLFFTDTLNMWARKGTEAPLFCFAGHTDVVPTGPTDAWHQPPFSGNLLDGYIHGRGAADMKGSLAAMLIATERFVEKHPNHKGSIAFLITSDEEGPFINGTTKVIDVLETRNEKIDMCLVGEPSSSHTLGDVVKNGRRGSLTGFVTVKGVQGHVAYPHLAKNPIHLAAPALDELANTQWDNGNEYFPATSFQISNINGGTGAGNVIPGSVEVQFNFRYSTEVTADELTARTVAILDHHGLEYDIRWVYNGLPFLTDEGPLLEATVAAIKDVQHIDTSVETTGGTSDGRFIAQTGAQVVELGPINATIHKVNECVNARDLEILADVYEAILVKCLT from the coding sequence ATGAGTGATTACAATGTAGTAAGCCTTACGCAAGCGCTTATTCAAAAGCCCTCAGTGACACCAGATGATGCTGGCTGCCAAGATTTAATGGCCGAACTGCTAACACCGCTCGGGTTTAATATTGAGTCTTTATTTTTTACCGACACATTAAACATGTGGGCGCGCAAAGGCACTGAAGCACCATTATTCTGTTTTGCAGGTCACACCGATGTAGTACCAACTGGGCCAACAGATGCATGGCATCAACCACCGTTTTCGGGTAATTTACTCGACGGCTATATTCACGGTCGCGGCGCCGCTGATATGAAAGGCTCGCTTGCCGCTATGCTGATTGCCACTGAGCGTTTTGTTGAAAAACACCCAAATCATAAAGGAAGTATCGCCTTTTTAATTACCTCAGACGAAGAAGGCCCGTTTATTAACGGCACAACTAAGGTGATTGACGTATTAGAAACCCGTAACGAAAAAATTGATATGTGCTTAGTAGGCGAACCTTCATCTAGCCATACCTTAGGCGATGTGGTTAAAAATGGTCGTCGCGGTTCATTGACCGGGTTTGTTACTGTGAAAGGTGTGCAAGGCCATGTCGCCTACCCGCATCTTGCAAAAAATCCAATTCATTTAGCTGCCCCCGCATTGGACGAACTGGCAAATACGCAATGGGATAATGGCAACGAGTACTTCCCAGCCACCAGTTTTCAAATCTCAAATATAAACGGTGGTACTGGTGCAGGTAATGTCATCCCTGGTAGCGTTGAAGTGCAATTTAACTTTCGCTACAGCACTGAAGTAACCGCTGATGAGCTCACTGCGCGTACTGTCGCTATTTTAGACCATCACGGACTTGAATATGATATTCGCTGGGTTTACAACGGACTGCCTTTTTTAACCGATGAAGGTCCACTACTTGAAGCAACCGTAGCAGCCATTAAAGATGTACAGCATATTGATACATCGGTTGAAACCACAGGTGGTACGTCTGACGGGCGTTTTATTGCACAAACAGGCGCACAAGTGGTTGAACTGGGTCCTATCAATGCAACCATTCATAAAGTTAATGAATGTGTAAACGCACGCGATCTTGAGATCCTTGCTGATGTGTATGAGGCCATTTTAGTTAAATGTTTAACCTAG
- a CDS encoding ArsC family reductase: MIKLFGIPNCDTIKKAKKWLEQNNIEYTFHDYRKDGVNSEMVNNFCQQLDWQQVLNKRGTTYRQLDDATKENLNAESAVALLVEQPAMIKRPILEKNGEFHLGFKADQYQSIFS, translated from the coding sequence ATGATTAAACTTTTTGGCATTCCAAACTGCGACACAATTAAAAAAGCAAAAAAGTGGCTTGAACAAAACAACATTGAATACACTTTTCATGACTACCGCAAAGACGGTGTAAACTCAGAGATGGTAAATAACTTTTGCCAACAGCTAGATTGGCAACAAGTATTGAATAAGCGTGGCACGACCTACCGCCAGCTCGATGATGCAACTAAAGAGAATCTTAACGCCGAGTCTGCGGTAGCACTATTAGTAGAGCAACCAGCCATGATTAAGCGTCCTATTTTAGAAAAAAATGGCGAATTCCATTTAGGCTTTAAAGCAGATCAATACCAAAGTATTTTCTCATGA